A window of the Cynocephalus volans isolate mCynVol1 chromosome 10, mCynVol1.pri, whole genome shotgun sequence genome harbors these coding sequences:
- the INCA1 gene encoding protein INCA1 isoform X1, with protein sequence MQIQGDGDNLIPFAKCSRVVSRSLPPSLPSQSLRPMPQRYGDVFWENLSQRPSPIRMEEQYFPPMLRAAGCSQPGLFPPEGLPPPEMLCRRKRRKPRLKGMQQGPGGIPARVRAVTYHLEDLRRRQRTINELKKAQWGSSRAASEPLVLDEDTCGFPSTTDLEEERATYPQEQNHFLAPGRAQLLWSPWSPLGQAGACPSRRWSSLLPFHTVTASRNPFSSPWEMEFEE encoded by the exons GTGTTCCAGGGTGGTCAGCCGATCTCTACCCCCCAGTTTGCCTTCCCAGAGCCTCAGACCAATGCCCCAGCGTTATGGAGATGTCTTCTGGGAGAACCTCAGTCAAAGGCCCAG CCCCATCAGGATGGAGGAACAGTATTTTCCACCCATGCTG AGAGCCGCTGGTTGCTCCCAGCCTGGCTTGTTCCCCCCTGAGGGGCTCCCACCCCCTGAGATGCTTtgcagaagaaagaggaggaaaccACGTTTGAAGGGAATGCAGCAGGGACCTGGGGGCATCCCTGCCCGGGTAAGGGCTGTCACTTATCACCTGGAGGACCTAAGGAGGCGTCAGAGAACCATCAATGA ACTGAAAAAGGCCCAGTGGGGCAGCTCTAGGGCTGCATCTGAGCCCCTAGTGCTTGACGAAGACACCTGTGGATTCCCCAGCACCACTGATCTGGAAGAGGAGAGGGCAACCTACCCACAGGAACAGAACCATTTTCTCGCTCCTGGCAGGGCCCAG CTGCTTTGGTCTCCATGGAGTCCCCTGGGCCAGGCGGGGGCTTGCCCCTCCAGGCGGTGGAGCTCTCTGCTCCCCTTCCACACTGTCACAGCCAGTAGGAACCCCTTTTCCAGCCCTTGGGAGATGGAGTTTGAGGAGTAA
- the INCA1 gene encoding protein INCA1 isoform X2: MPQRYGDVFWENLSQRPSPIRMEEQYFPPMLRAAGCSQPGLFPPEGLPPPEMLCRRKRRKPRLKGMQQGPGGIPARVRAVTYHLEDLRRRQRTINELKKAQWGSSRAASEPLVLDEDTCGFPSTTDLEEERATYPQEQNHFLAPGRAQLLWSPWSPLGQAGACPSRRWSSLLPFHTVTASRNPFSSPWEMEFEE, from the exons ATGCCCCAGCGTTATGGAGATGTCTTCTGGGAGAACCTCAGTCAAAGGCCCAG CCCCATCAGGATGGAGGAACAGTATTTTCCACCCATGCTG AGAGCCGCTGGTTGCTCCCAGCCTGGCTTGTTCCCCCCTGAGGGGCTCCCACCCCCTGAGATGCTTtgcagaagaaagaggaggaaaccACGTTTGAAGGGAATGCAGCAGGGACCTGGGGGCATCCCTGCCCGGGTAAGGGCTGTCACTTATCACCTGGAGGACCTAAGGAGGCGTCAGAGAACCATCAATGA ACTGAAAAAGGCCCAGTGGGGCAGCTCTAGGGCTGCATCTGAGCCCCTAGTGCTTGACGAAGACACCTGTGGATTCCCCAGCACCACTGATCTGGAAGAGGAGAGGGCAACCTACCCACAGGAACAGAACCATTTTCTCGCTCCTGGCAGGGCCCAG CTGCTTTGGTCTCCATGGAGTCCCCTGGGCCAGGCGGGGGCTTGCCCCTCCAGGCGGTGGAGCTCTCTGCTCCCCTTCCACACTGTCACAGCCAGTAGGAACCCCTTTTCCAGCCCTTGGGAGATGGAGTTTGAGGAGTAA